From one Brevinematia bacterium genomic stretch:
- the proC gene encoding pyrroline-5-carboxylate reductase, which yields MEKLNKNLGFIGFGNMGSALAKGLLYAKDSIIPNENFYVYDKDENKMKEARNAGLKTLDSVTSLFNTCNIIFLCVKPKDLTNSLREVKHMINEAIDKRNEAYLSLIKDKVLISILAGIRVEKIEEAIGGQVQIVRVMPNTPTLVGEGAFGIFFSEKVEEKNRGIVLKLFEQLGKGVVVENEDLIDVVTGLSGSGPAYIFMVIQALADGGVRMGLSRNDALLLSAQTVLGSAKMVLENFSKLHPEALKDMVMSPGGTTAEGIKALEENRLRFAFIKAVEEATKKSRELSK from the coding sequence ATGGAAAAGCTAAACAAAAACTTGGGCTTCATAGGCTTTGGTAATATGGGCAGTGCCCTAGCTAAAGGATTACTCTATGCAAAAGATAGCATCATTCCAAACGAAAACTTCTACGTCTACGACAAAGATGAGAATAAGATGAAAGAGGCAAGAAATGCCGGACTGAAAACTCTTGATAGTGTTACCTCTCTGTTCAACACCTGCAACATAATATTCCTATGTGTTAAGCCCAAAGACTTAACCAACTCACTCAGAGAAGTAAAACACATGATCAACGAGGCAATAGACAAAAGAAATGAAGCCTATCTCTCACTTATCAAAGATAAAGTACTAATATCTATTCTTGCAGGCATTAGGGTTGAGAAGATAGAAGAAGCAATAGGTGGTCAAGTGCAAATAGTCAGAGTAATGCCAAACACTCCTACTTTGGTTGGAGAAGGAGCATTTGGAATATTCTTCAGCGAGAAAGTAGAAGAAAAGAATAGGGGAATCGTTTTAAAACTTTTTGAACAGCTCGGTAAGGGAGTGGTTGTTGAAAATGAGGATCTTATTGACGTAGTAACAGGACTTTCTGGAAGTGGTCCTGCATATATATTTATGGTCATACAAGCTCTTGCGGATGGAGGAGTGAGAATGGGACTTAGCAGAAATGACGCTTTATTACTTTCCGCACAAACTGTGCTAGGAAGTGCAAAGATGGTTTTGGAAAACTTCAGCAAACTACACCCTGAGGCTTTAAAAGATATGGTAATGTCCCCCGGTGGCACAACTGCCGAAGGCATAAAGGCCCTTGAAGAAAATAGGCTCAGGTTTGCCTTCATCAAGGCAGTTGAAGAAGCAACAAAAAAATCTAGAGAACTATCAAAATGA
- a CDS encoding class I SAM-dependent rRNA methyltransferase — MQTIGEVFLKKKAEKRVRNFYLWVYKDDIKKLSFSGNREGWVSVLTEDGDFICKGFYSPDVSKPVKVFSYDRNVNVDIEVKKRILFSFEMRRKLGFSGVIDSENFRVVYSESDFLPGLIIDKYEEFVGIQLRNRLFESLRDVVVDSIVKFIEVENIYERSYGEAREEEEKLQSRNVPVKGRIPELIRIRENGLQFVFDPFKGQKTGFFLDQSVNREIVAGLCSYGMKVLDVFSYVGGFGIYCAKKGAKVVCIEKNEYYSDLIRENSLMNDVKENVSVVVGDAFEKVKEVDDRFDLIILDPPTFVKSLSESRKRLPAFISLIKSSLSLLKPEGKLIVFTCSYNLLKEHFVAAIRIAGMELGVRLRIERELLQSPDHPWILQMPETLYLRGFIVSKLPKF; from the coding sequence ATGCAGACTATTGGTGAGGTTTTTTTAAAGAAAAAGGCTGAGAAAAGGGTGAGGAATTTTTATCTTTGGGTATACAAAGATGACATAAAGAAGCTTTCGTTTAGTGGTAATAGAGAAGGATGGGTTTCGGTGTTAACGGAGGATGGGGATTTTATTTGCAAAGGTTTTTATTCTCCTGATGTTTCTAAACCTGTTAAGGTGTTTTCGTATGACAGAAACGTGAATGTTGATATTGAGGTGAAGAAGAGGATTTTATTTTCTTTTGAGATGCGTAGGAAGCTTGGTTTTTCGGGGGTGATTGATAGCGAAAACTTCCGGGTTGTTTATTCTGAGTCTGATTTTCTTCCGGGACTGATAATTGACAAGTATGAGGAATTTGTTGGGATACAGCTGAGAAACAGGCTTTTTGAGAGTTTAAGGGATGTGGTAGTGGATAGCATAGTGAAGTTTATTGAGGTTGAGAATATTTACGAGAGAAGCTATGGTGAGGCAAGGGAAGAGGAAGAGAAATTGCAGTCAAGGAATGTTCCTGTTAAGGGGAGAATTCCCGAACTTATTAGAATTAGGGAGAATGGGTTGCAGTTTGTTTTTGATCCTTTTAAGGGACAGAAGACTGGTTTTTTCCTAGATCAGAGTGTTAATAGAGAGATTGTTGCTGGTTTGTGTTCTTATGGAATGAAGGTTTTGGATGTATTTAGTTATGTTGGGGGATTTGGAATATACTGTGCCAAGAAAGGGGCTAAGGTTGTGTGTATTGAAAAAAATGAATATTACTCGGATCTTATAAGGGAGAACTCTTTGATGAATGATGTGAAAGAGAATGTTAGTGTTGTAGTTGGGGATGCTTTTGAGAAAGTAAAAGAGGTTGATGATAGGTTTGATTTGATCATTCTTGATCCACCTACTTTTGTAAAGAGCTTATCGGAGTCTAGAAAGAGATTGCCTGCGTTTATAAGCTTAATAAAGTCTTCTCTTTCACTTCTAAAACCTGAAGGCAAGCTTATAGTTTTTACATGTTCCTACAATTTGTTGAAAGAGCACTTTGTTGCTGCTATAAGAATAGCTGGGATGGAACTTGGGGTAAGATTGAGAATAGAGAGAGAACTGTTGCAGTCTCCAGATCATCCTTGGATACTACAGATGCCTGAGACTTTATACCTTAGGGGGTTTATCGTTTCAAAGCTACCCAAGTTTTAG